Sequence from the Osmia bicornis bicornis chromosome 13, iOsmBic2.1, whole genome shotgun sequence genome:
ttcattctttcttgGATCTGCTTGATGATCAGCAGctgttattaatttttgcaaatctTGTGTTTTTCTatctctttccctctttctttGTTCAATTTTCCTTGATTCAGCTAACAACATTTGTTCCTCCTCTACTTGTTCCGGTGTTCtctcaaataatttttttagcTGTTCTTTCCTACGTTTTTCATGTTCTGCATCAAATACATAAACCTTATCAGTGTGGGACTTTGCCTTTGTTAAAGCGGCGCACACTTGGTAATATCTAAATAGGTTCACATAcacgtttaattaattaattaattaattaattaaaagtacaaaaaaaaagtataaaaccTTCAAACAGTTACTTGCCTCTCTTTCAAATCTTCCACCGATCTTGCTGGAAATTTTGTACAATCCCATCTGTCTTTGATTATGATAAATCTCAAGTCGAATCTTCTACACAAATCAAAGAGATGATCAGTTTCTGCTCTTGTCCAACCATTTGTCACCAAATGCTGAACGTATTCTGCATTGGTGTAACTTGGAATAGGAACCTTCTTATTAAATTTAGCAAATGGATATTCTTTTCCAGCATCTGCAACTCGTCTCCAATGATGAAACACTGCACCATCGGTCCTTGCAGGATTAGTAAACGGTGTCCACTTCCATGGTCTAACTCTTTTCATACCAAGCTTAGCTCTGACTTGTTTGTATCCTTTTGCTGTGTCCGTCGGAAATAGCGGTGGCACATCGTTATTATCCTTGCATAATAATGCAAACACCTCCCGATGCATACCCTCCGGTCTCTTTGACCTgctatattcatatttttttcgaTTCTTCTTGTCACTGCCTATAATAGATTCCTTTGTAAGCTCACTAGTCGTGGGCACCTCGATATCTAATATATCACGCACATCTGCCATTCGATCCATTTCTAACAGATTTTTCACTCctatatatataaatagatTTCTTCGAATATATCTCTCAGACTAAGGTTATGTTATTTAGAACGTTTTACAAATGCATTCCTGATGTCGTATGCATACACCAGCATACACTGCATTGCACTGCATGCATACTGAtgcatacatatatatgtaccTTTCCCCGATTAGTTGGTTGCAATAACTGAGCTGGCGCTTAAATCACtttctgttcggcctaattttcgatgaaacgttcactgttttaccgacgcagAATTCCaagttcggcctcgacgctcgcatcaccttaacCTTAACCGTTTCAATACCAAAACATGTTAGGCTCATTAATCTGCAGTGCTTATCGAGCACTTCCGTAcgtaattattcatttattccaacatttatttcaataaagttCCTGTAATCTGAACCTTTCTTTAAAAAGGTCAAGCTTTCTTTCTTGCAGTCGTCTCGCATCGTTCGGACAAATTTCTTCATCGATCACCAATTCACCATCAATAACAAATCAATGGAGTCTTACGTTAAGCAGAACGATAATGAGATATCATTTTCCACGTCCTAACGAACGTCGTCGCATTAAGCGTCAAGGCTGGCATGCGAGAATGTCGACTCCCGGTGGTAGAAGGATCCTTATGAGAAGAATATTAAAAGGCAAATATGTACTCAGTCACTAAAtgttgtaataataaatattattattattactattattattattattattattattattattataaatacatcatttcatttatcaaattaaaatgCTAAATTATGTAGGTATCTATCAAATTTGATggtacaaattaaaaataatatctacGCTGTTCATTGTTTGTACTGTAATTCTACATATATTATTTGCGAGAAATACTgtcatttattttatcataaaatgtttaaaatcaAGTCGTTTATATGTCCAATCAAAAGGTGGCATTAAAGGAGCCTCAATTGTTACAGTCTCTCCGAAATAGTACGGTAAAACTACTGATCTTAAATGTAGATGAGCAGGAATGATATTATGTTGTGCCGGATTTACATCCAATAAATGTAGAAGTTTCTTATCCAATTTCGGCGGTAAGTTAGCATATTCAAGAAATGGATCAACCTTTAGATAGGTATCGCCAACTTTCTGAACTCGTGATCCACAACAATTATCTCCAAGAATTGGAgtatataaaaatgttgatGCAAACAATCTAACTGCATGCCATCTTTTAGTGGACGATGTTATTTCAATCAACGAACATAAATTCAACATAGAATTGGATAACACTCTATATTTTGTCTTTAGCAGTTTTATCCTCTTTAATTTCTCATCATTTTTTGTCCATGATGTAATAATAACTGCCTGTAAATTACAtacagttaatagaaaattttttacGTAGGAAACAACCAAATAAAAATTACCTTTGTGCCGTTAAAGTTAGGATTTCTCATCAGCTTCAGTGCCAACCGGTGATCACCTTCTAATTGTTGAGGTACCCCAACTGCTATTACccaataaatatttgaaaaataattagctCGAATAAGTGAAACTTCTACAGCATGTTGTATTTTTGAATCTGCTGATAAAAGTGTAACACCACTCATATACCTGATCCAAAAATGAACTAACGTATGTAAATTAGACAGAATTGTTTTCAGAAATTTCTagtaaaatattcatatttacaTTTCTGGACTTCTAATTACAGATAAATTTGGGTATTTCAACCGTTCAGAAATGTATGGTATAGCATCTTTCAATGTATACCTAACACCATTCGGTATATTATATGGAAATTCCTCTGAACCTGAACGTTTTATTCCATACGGTTTGTTTAATGCTACCAATCCATCTACAACACAGAAATTATGTAGTTAAAATCTGTTAACTTGTCATAACGTGGGAACTATATTCCTTTAcctttattataaattatattattgaaaagaTCTTCCGAAAATTCTGCTAATGATTTCCAAGGATGTATTTGTTTATACgggtgtatttttttttctgcttTTTCACATACATTTACTACATAATTTctcttaaaaaattttatacatgaAACATTTACTGTATACGGACACCTAAATGCAgctaatttaattattgaatgTACCATTCTCCTCGTGTAATTTTCAAGTTTCCATTTACTCAACTATTATTTGAAAATCCTTTTTTCCAAAGCACGTatgaaaagaattattttaaaaaggaTAGGTTAAGCATTGAAtatgtatttacatatataCTTACATATATATGTAAGTATATGAAACTTGTTTGAAATTAAGGTAAATTTACAATCGGAACATATCATTAAATGCATGTACACACATCCTGACATATATTATGTACAACATATATGTTGGTTAACAACTGATCTTCATTTCACTACACATTATTTCCTCCTGTgaactttattttaataagagatgttaataataataacaaatatattttatattgttttattgacttatacatatgtacatacatccATACATACTGTTTTATAATGAAagataaatacaaaattatagaTTCGATGTGTATAGATGGCAGGTGTGCAGTATGTCTTCAAATCAACCGATTGTTTGGTCTTCTatgcaaatttgaaaaatttgtgaCAGTAGAGTGTGTGTTGTCGACGCCCAGTTACTTGTGAGTGTTTCAGTTAAATTTCGTGAATTTTGTTCTTCGTTATATTGCAATTTCCAATGcgtcaaattacaaacaatgcTACTGGATGTGTTTCTCTATACATTCGAATGATACTGTTTCAAACGTGAAATCaacatatttaataaaatataaaaaatggcGATCTGAAAAACAATAATTTCGAAGCAAATCTGTATGTAATTGTACCGATCTTTTGACAGTCTTATTTCAACGTGTCTTATGTCCTTTGTACGGAAAATCTTCTTtcgtaaaaattttaataacccATACGCGTTCGAACCTATCGTTGTAACGATTAACgcttaattttttctttcccttttccttttcgttCCCCAAAGGAACAGATGATAGAAACGGGATGCGATAGAATTTCGTTGAGATTGCATTAAATTCAACTATGTTAAGGTAGATTAAATCAAAAGAGTTTACACTAAATCAGactatatacacatatatatagaTCAGATGCGATGGAATAGAACGAGACAAgacattaaatgtatatatgtattttgttGTGGTGTAATGTAGAGTAAGAAAGGTTTCAGGATTCTATCGAATCGTAAGTTACCTTCTGTAACACACTGTGCTTCTATTTTCACAGAAACATCCTAGAAACACAGGGAAGATGCAAACGATCAAGTGTGTCGTAGTAGGAGACGGAGCAGTAGGTAAAACTTGCCTGCTGATTTCGTACACCACCAACAAGTTTCCATCGGAATATGTTCCAACGGTATTTGACAATTATGCTGTTACCGTCATGATCGGTGGTGAACCATATACTTTGGGATTATTCGATACAGCTGGTAATCAAGTTAATCTTGCATATATTCATAgacgtttatttattttctttcctttgattttattatttctttgtGGTTTCAATAAATTTCACTTTGATGTAATTTAGATAAATTCATTTGCACTAATAACGCTAGGTCGCTTCCAATTATCGTTTGCCCATAGGTCAAGAGGATTACGATCGATTACGTCCTTTAAGTTATCCCCAAACGGACGTGTTTCTTGTTTGCTTTTCTGTTGTCTCGCCATCGTCGTTCGAAAACGTTAAGGAGAAGGTACGCACGTAAGATATTTCATTAAGATTACATCGATATTTTTCTCTGCAAAGTAATTGGtcaaattaattagaaattttctgTTAGTGGGTTCCAGAAATAACTCATCATTGTCAGAAAACGCCGTTCTTATTAGTTGGTACCCAAATTGATTTGCGAGACGATGCCGCCACAATTGAGAAGCTtgcaaaaaataaacaaaagcCTATATCGGCTGAACAAGGTGAAAAACTTGCCAAAGAGCTTAAAGCGGTTAAATATGTCGAGTGCAGTGCTCTTACACAGGTATGATTATGTCCAGTACGCATTATATCCATCAAATAAATCTTTAAACTTTCTGATTATCAAAGTGCAGCagtttcttcaattttcaGAAAGGTTTAAAAAATGTGTTCGACGAAGCAATCTTGGCAGCTTTAGAGCCTCCAGAGCCAGTCAGAAGAAGACGGTGTATCGTTTTGTAGAACGTAACCAACCGTAACTAACATTTTTTCTACAATCTATTAGCGATGTTCAGTCGAGGACTGTGAGTTCCATCGTACGGTGCATGCAAGAATATTTTCGAGTACCGATAGTTTTGATATCCAAACATCGGTATCATCTGCCTTTTGTTTTTTACTTGTTCGGTAGCTATTCGCGATTCGAACGAAAAagtttacaaaataaaaagaaacaaggcATTTTATCTACAAGGAAACTGCGTATACATGTATGTACGTACGTATATCTTACTGTCGATCAACTTGTTATGAGCAAAAACGAGACACGAtgagagagaaaaggaaaggaacggaacggaacggaaaggaaaggaaaggaaaggaaaggaaaggaaaggaaaggaaaggaaaggaaaggaaaggaaaggaaaggaaaggaaaggaaaggaaaggaaaggaaaggaaaggaaaggaaaggaaaggaaaggaaaggaaaggaaaggaaaggaaaggaaaggaaaggaaaggaaaggaaaggaaaggaaaggaaaggaaaggaaagaaaagaaaacctCGATACTTTGACGAACGCACGGGAGAAATATCGTCTCTTCACGGAGATAATTGTGACCATCCATGTACGAACTTGATATGAGAAACCTGTAAAACATTCTTCTACTTAACATGTAAGacgtttttattaataaattagtagtgtgaattttttaataaatcagtttaaaaaaaaaaataataaagtcaatttaaaaaaatgatcttTTTCTAATGAAACAAAGATTTACTTCGAACCCGTtagtacatttttttaatgatttgtGCTGTACATCATTGTCCTTTTCAGTTGACTAACTTTAACGTTTTAGCAtagaattgtaaaaatttaaattcagcattcaatgaatattaattatatgtgtttatttttcaaaactgTTTTgtcgtttaattattattattaaacgaCAGCTTTATCGGGGAATACTTTTGAAATGATAAACATTAAAGTGTGATTAAAactttatttatatacatttttttacgATATTACGGAACAATCGAGTACGCTATAGTACAGGTAAAACTTGTTTCTAAACTCGGTCATTTATCGTAAAAGTTTGGTAGTATCTATATACCGGTTGGAATAAAACTGATTACATTCGAATATAATTTCTGATATCGAatgtttgtttattttctattatcttCTAACACGTCGATACGGTTTTGTTACTATTAGATATCGCTACATTATAGAATTGGGATATTTTGCACTCGAATAATGAGCGCACACCTAAGACTACCGCCAATAAGTCGTTTTAATATGTTTTTCGATACgagataatttaatttgaaattttcatgaaaataaaaatggcgatgatgatgatgatgatgtgAGGTGTCTTGATGTATGTACGCTTCATACgtgtaaatgtattttctgcATTTCACATAGaccgaagaaaataatatacagTACTATATTATACGGGTTACAAATGTTTTTCAAATGATTGCCCCTATTTGGTCTTGCGTTTGaacactattttttttcttcttcttcttcttcttctttttcttcttcttttatttcctcGTCTTGTTTGGCGCGAGATAGAaggtgaaataaaatatcattggTTGCTTCGTTTTTCAACAGACTAATTTCCGTTTCGGAAATTGGAATAGGAATAAAGGAAAAAGatcgaaagaaatattatcatAGATATGTAGGAatgtaaattagaaaaatcgaTATCAAAAATATTCCGTAATGACAAGCGAGTACAATTACCATAGAATTctgttgttttttcttttcgtcgTATGCTCTTTCAACGGTATTCTATACATATTTATGTATGCATGATAATAAAACATAATTTTGAGCATTACATTGTATGGTAACCAAAGTGGCGTGTACCTTTATTCGCACATCGGCTGCAACCCTTCTTTTTCACTATACAATTTTcctaattatttaatcaattCCGCCGCAAAAATTGGATTATCTCatctatttaaaataattgttgtCAGCTATATTCTTACATGTAGGTACAGAGGAACGTTTCGTACGTTCTTTGGTTTATATTTCTGATGAAAAGTACAAGTCCTAAGTTATCGTGACTAGAATGAATTATAATGTAAGTATACTGCACCCAGATAGCACAGAGACATCGGTAAAACATTGTAAAGATATCTGTTCCAGATATTCAGATACGTCCAGATAAGGTCGTAAAACGTTCAGACCTAAAATGGTCGTAATATGGACGTCTTTAAGACATCCTGTACTATCTGGGGCATAGACGTACGTACGTACGTAAATACGTATGTATGCCGGCGGTGTACAGCTtataaaacgaaacgaaatatgtatacatattttgcAAGATTATACAGACCCTGAGTCGTTGATTCTTAAGCATTGCATTCGATTTCGCATAATTTCAGGAAAACCTGGTTATGTACTCGATGGGCGTTTCGCgtgtttgtatttttaataaaaatgacacGCAAACGATGCTCGTTTTCCTATTTTCTTATTACACGAATATTTCTGATATCACGCGAGAGATAGACGTACATAAGTTTATTGACAATCGTGTTTATTCAGGAGAAATagacgatgacgatgacgacgacgTACAATCTCGCATTATTCgcatttttcacattttcTTCACGTTCTGCATAAACGCGAGGCTTTCTTAATATCTCGTAtatcaatataaatatatattgtatttaaacgTTCATTGCATAGTATACTGAATTTTGCGTATGAGTTGGTAAAGAATTATGTCCGATGTAAGATTTAGACGCGAGTAAAATTCCAGATTGCGGTACATCATGGCCGGATACGCTAGCCGCTCCTTCTGGAACTCCACGCTCCATTTCCGTATAAGGATCTACaagttgttgttgttgttgttgttgttgttgttgttgtaaCTTTGAAGGTGAACAAGGTATCTGCAAGGACGACGAGGATGAGCAAGAAGaggcagaagaagaagaagagaaggaataAGATAAAGAGGAGGAAGTTGACGATGACGAGGATGAAGTCGAAGATGAAGAGGACgatgaagaagaggaagatgaGGAACAAGTGGTACTAGCGATGGTAGaggcggtggtggtggtggtggtggtggtggtgatggtggtggtagAAGTGGCGACATTACCAGAAATTAATTGAACGATCCCAGTACGAGGAACGGTATCGAAATTCGCAGCATGCGTAGAAGATTCGGAAACATGATTTGGAAGTACGAAGGTGGACAAAGTTTGTTGAGGCGCTACAGTTACAGTCACTGGTGGTAAAGAAGAGAAGGATGACGATAAAGACGAAGAGTACGATGCCGAAGATGGTAATGAGGTAGAAGTAGAAGATGATAAAAACGTCTGAGCTGATTGTAATTCGGTCGCAGGGGTGAGAACTGCACGATCCAAATGTACCTGATAGAAACGGTAAGAACTTTCGCTGGTGGTCGTTCCGTTACCAGTGAATGTGGCGCATCTCGACGGTGCGATTACAGTGTAAGAAGAAGACGATGGAGAAGATAAAGACGAAGAAGGCGGTTGTGCTGGTATCGTTGAAGGTAAACGATAAAACATAGGTTGATGATGATGTCGATGGTGTTGATGATGTTGATTTTGATGCTGATACTCGTATTCATACTGTTGCTGATGCTGTTGAGGTTGCTGATGTTGATGCTGATGCTGATGCTGATGCTGATGCTGATGCTGATGCTGATGCTGATGCTGATGCTGATGTTGAAGTTGATGCTGATGCTGATGCTGATGCGGATGTTGATGTTGATGCTGATGGTGATGAAAAGCAACACCGGAAATTCTAAAATCTTCtggttgttgttgttgttgttgttgttgatgATGGTGTAAATGAAGATGGAAAGTTTGTTGCGCAGGCTGCAAGGTAACGGGAGGATTGGCGGAAGAGATGGGAGTTGATCGAGAATCGAAAGATGAAAAGGAATCAAGGGGCATCGAATGAGCGAGCGAGTCGGAACGTATCGAAGAAGTATGATTGTTTTGTGGGAAATTGGATGTCGGAGAAAAGGAACGATTTCCTACGTAATAATATCTTAGTTGGGGTATAGGAGGTGTAGATGGTATAGTAGACGGCGATTGGGTTTGAGTTTGCGTTTGCATTTGTAACTGATCGTTTTTGCTCGATCTCGGGTATGGATACCGTTCTATGTGATTGGTATAGCTAGGAGACGGATGCGATGGTAAAATACGCTGGATAT
This genomic interval carries:
- the LOC114879474 gene encoding DNA methyltransferase 1-associated protein 1; its protein translation is MDRMADVRDILDIEVPTTSELTKESIIGSDKKNRKKYEYSRSKRPEGMHREVFALLCKDNNDVPPLFPTDTAKGYKQVRAKLGMKRVRPWKWTPFTNPARTDGAVFHHWRRVADAGKEYPFAKFNKKVPIPSYTNAEYVQHLVTNGWTRAETDHLFDLCRRFDLRFIIIKDRWDCTKFPARSVEDLKERYYQVCAALTKAKSHTDKVYVFDAEHEKRRKEQLKKLFERTPEQVEEEQMLLAESRKIEQRKRERDRKTQDLQKLITAADHQADPRKNERKPTKKSGAAARNRPNKADASHTVESAGIKFPDFKNSGVSLRSQRIKLPSSLGQKKMKGIEQMLNELRLELNPPPTEQICQQFNDLRSDIVLHYELRSALSTCDYELQSLRHQYEALAPGKTLTIPAALLPKTEPEVKADIIDVVGSPSMPTITH
- the LOC114879476 gene encoding 39S ribosomal protein L34, mitochondrial isoform X1, whose protein sequence is MLGSLICSAYRALPSSFLSCSRLASFGQISSSITNSPSITNQWSLTLSRTIMRYHFPRPNERRRIKRQGWHARMSTPGGRRILMRRILKGKYVLSH
- the LOC114879476 gene encoding 39S ribosomal protein L34, mitochondrial isoform X2, producing the protein MLGSLICSAYRALPRLASFGQISSSITNSPSITNQWSLTLSRTIMRYHFPRPNERRRIKRQGWHARMSTPGGRRILMRRILKGKYVLSH
- the LOC114879475 gene encoding mitochondrial RNA pseudouridine synthase rpusd4-like, with amino-acid sequence MVHSIIKLAAFRCPYTVNVSCIKFFKRNYVVNVCEKAEKKIHPYKQIHPWKSLAEFSEDLFNNIIYNKDGLVALNKPYGIKRSGSEEFPYNIPNGVRYTLKDAIPYISERLKYPNLSVIRSPEMYMSGVTLLSADSKIQHAVEVSLIRANYFSNIYWVIAVGVPQQLEGDHRLALKLMRNPNFNGTKAVIITSWTKNDEKLKRIKLLKTKYRVLSNSMLNLCSLIEITSSTKRWHAVRLFASTFLYTPILGDNCCGSRVQKVGDTYLKVDPFLEYANLPPKLDKKLLHLLDVNPAQHNIIPAHLHLRSVVLPYYFGETVTIEAPLMPPFDWTYKRLDFKHFMIK
- the LOC114879471 gene encoding cdc42 homolog isoform X1, whose translation is MQTIKCVVVGDGAVGKTCLLISYTTNKFPSEYVPTVFDNYAVTVMIGGEPYTLGLFDTAGQEDYDRLRPLSYPQTDVFLVCFSVVSPSSFENVKEKWVPEITHHCQKTPFLLVGTQIDLRDDAATIEKLAKNKQKPISAEQGEKLAKELKAVKYVECSALTQFLQFSERFKKCVRRSNLGSFRASRASQKKTVYRFVERNQP
- the LOC114879471 gene encoding cdc42 homolog isoform X2, producing the protein MQTIKCVVVGDGAVGKTCLLISYTTNKFPSEYVPTVFDNYAVTVMIGGEPYTLGLFDTAGQEDYDRLRPLSYPQTDVFLVCFSVVSPSSFENVKEKWVPEITHHCQKTPFLLVGTQIDLRDDAATIEKLAKNKQKPISAEQGEKLAKELKAVKYVECSALTQKGLKNVFDEAILAALEPPEPVRRRRCIVL